A single Rhodomicrobium lacus DNA region contains:
- a CDS encoding Rap1a/Tai family immunity protein: protein MSRVVRRWAAAVLAIFGLAMAGAVQADDGYTAADMLADCKPILRLAKPGVNPDELELEDTFATGNCWGAFLTVQQLLITRLETDHDPLLRVCVPEGVSLLHLIQIFDRYARLHPDRQTEPFTTVAMAALRSGFPCDGK, encoded by the coding sequence ATGAGTCGGGTTGTAAGACGGTGGGCAGCCGCCGTGCTGGCGATATTTGGGCTCGCGATGGCTGGCGCGGTCCAGGCGGATGACGGCTACACCGCCGCCGACATGCTGGCGGACTGCAAGCCGATCCTTCGGCTTGCGAAACCGGGCGTCAATCCAGACGAACTCGAACTTGAAGACACCTTCGCGACGGGGAATTGCTGGGGCGCGTTCCTTACCGTTCAGCAACTCCTCATAACGCGGCTGGAAACGGACCACGATCCGCTTCTGCGCGTGTGCGTGCCCGAGGGTGTATCGCTCCTGCACCTCATTCAGATTTTCGACCGCTACGCCCGCTTGCATCCGGATCGTCAGACTGAACCTTTCACCACGGTCGCGATGGCGGCGCTGCGTTCCGGCTTTCCTTGCGACGGAAAGTAG